The following coding sequences are from one Magnetovibrio sp. PR-2 window:
- a CDS encoding HAD-IIIC family phosphatase, with the protein MAQINAPTDLFWLKKHQDLPDAIGTLRDLSFGDAAGVELARVLSLHQMSFLEEKKLDRIVQSHLEAAPGFEHEKLKRIKLAILADSTFDHLVASLRVAGLRRGFIIDCYVAPYGQIQQQVFSPTSELKDFDPDVVLISRNTAGLVSALTPGLSGEDVDAMAASHVEELSKVWQALKSELGVTVVQQTGAPIAPTLYGSYDRHVASSPRTFVEKYNDELWRAAAETGCLLFDMDQLYAKYGIVNMFNPMLWNHAKQETAPAAAPIWADYCVRTLQAAYGLSKKCLVLDLDNTLWGGIIGDDGLQGISLGMGSAVGEAFWAFQNYAKQLNQRGILLAICSKNTYEVAAEAINAHPEMVLKESDFSVIKANWQPKPDNIAEIAQELNIGLDSLVFFDDNPMERDHVRQALPMVCVPEVPQDPAHYVNCLESAGYFETVSLTADDLVRASQYKANKERAKVEQSADNMEAYLSSLGMELSISPFVPIDMQRITQLVNKTNQFNVTTKRYQQAELDHLADNEDVLTISARLKDKFGDNGLISVVIAKHGEYAGGPALIIDTWLMSCRVLGRMVEHELFNHVLDYARRKNMEVVVGEYIPTERNAMVSDLFLRFGFAAEGESVGVNKTKTSETFVLKIDANVAALDTPINVSVS; encoded by the coding sequence ATGGCTCAGATTAACGCGCCGACAGATCTTTTCTGGCTCAAGAAACATCAAGACTTGCCTGATGCGATCGGCACGCTGAGAGACCTGTCCTTTGGTGACGCGGCCGGAGTGGAGCTGGCGCGCGTGTTGTCGCTGCACCAGATGAGCTTTTTGGAAGAGAAGAAACTCGACCGTATCGTTCAATCGCATCTCGAGGCCGCGCCTGGGTTCGAGCACGAAAAGCTCAAGCGGATCAAACTCGCGATTTTGGCGGATTCGACCTTTGATCACTTGGTCGCATCCTTGCGTGTTGCAGGATTGCGCCGGGGCTTCATAATTGATTGTTACGTCGCGCCCTATGGGCAAATTCAACAACAAGTCTTTTCGCCGACGTCGGAGCTGAAGGATTTCGACCCGGACGTGGTCTTGATTTCGCGCAATACGGCGGGGCTGGTTTCTGCGCTGACGCCGGGTTTAAGCGGCGAAGATGTGGACGCCATGGCGGCCTCGCACGTGGAGGAACTTTCTAAAGTTTGGCAAGCCCTCAAGTCGGAACTTGGCGTGACAGTCGTTCAGCAAACCGGCGCGCCCATTGCGCCTACACTGTACGGCAGTTATGACCGCCATGTCGCCTCTTCGCCGCGGACGTTTGTGGAAAAGTACAATGACGAGCTTTGGCGCGCTGCCGCCGAAACGGGTTGCTTACTTTTTGATATGGACCAGCTCTATGCGAAGTATGGCATTGTAAACATGTTCAATCCCATGCTTTGGAACCACGCCAAACAGGAGACGGCCCCCGCCGCCGCGCCCATCTGGGCTGATTACTGTGTCCGCACGTTGCAAGCTGCATATGGGCTTTCGAAAAAATGTCTGGTGCTCGATTTGGACAACACGCTTTGGGGCGGCATCATCGGCGACGATGGTCTTCAGGGTATTTCGTTGGGCATGGGCAGTGCCGTTGGTGAAGCGTTTTGGGCCTTTCAGAACTATGCCAAGCAGCTCAATCAACGGGGCATCTTACTGGCTATTTGTTCTAAAAACACCTACGAGGTGGCCGCCGAGGCCATCAATGCACACCCCGAAATGGTTCTGAAGGAAAGCGACTTCAGCGTCATCAAAGCCAACTGGCAACCCAAGCCGGACAACATTGCCGAAATCGCTCAGGAGCTGAACATCGGTCTCGACAGCCTGGTCTTTTTCGATGACAACCCGATGGAACGCGACCACGTGCGCCAAGCGCTGCCGATGGTCTGTGTGCCCGAAGTTCCGCAAGACCCGGCGCACTATGTAAACTGCTTGGAAAGTGCGGGGTATTTCGAGACCGTCAGCTTGACCGCAGACGACTTGGTGCGCGCCTCACAATACAAAGCGAATAAGGAGCGTGCTAAAGTCGAGCAGAGTGCCGACAATATGGAAGCCTACCTGTCCAGCCTGGGTATGGAGCTTTCCATTTCCCCGTTCGTTCCGATCGATATGCAGCGCATCACCCAGTTGGTCAACAAGACCAATCAATTCAACGTCACAACCAAGCGCTATCAACAGGCGGAGCTAGACCACCTCGCCGACAACGAAGATGTCTTGACCATATCCGCACGCCTGAAGGACAAATTTGGGGATAACGGTTTGATTTCTGTAGTGATCGCAAAGCATGGCGAGTATGCGGGCGGGCCTGCGCTGATCATTGACACCTGGCTAATGAGCTGTCGGGTTCTGGGCCGAATGGTCGAACATGAGCTGTTCAATCATGTACTGGACTATGCCCGGCGAAAAAACATGGAGGTTGTGGTTGGAGAGTATATTCCGACAGAGCGAAACGCCATGGTGAGTGATCTGTTTTTGCGTTTTGGCTTTGCGGCTGAAGGGGAGAGTGTCGGGGTGAATAAGACTAAGACATCAGAGACTTTTGTGTTAAAAATTGACGCAAATGTCGCCGCACTAGACACACCAATCAACGTTTCAGTTTCTTAA
- a CDS encoding lipopolysaccharide biosynthesis protein has protein sequence MNVQETARQYISSLARNRDYTWSVFSSYVHMGMNILVQLVLIPIYLHYLSKEEFGLLMIILGGTNYLGIGIGWVAAGSQRIMGEHASHERTIELLSTYGLTKGLYLLYAIVTSAVIFAVLWFYLGGEVGFVDLFGPNALYIVVFGFANILVMYDLNADRVALIAVGKQAWAHVLSAVSLFVFACIVIPAMMYESSLSSVMGALFLGNVVARIMSFVVMRRNAIVMRLSTRQVVTDLKRLMGRMGGGYALYGILILTLLQGDTLLLAAMGGALIVSDYVLIWKGADVILQLLWRLPETLTPYLIHMDAKGERHRMQGIYKKANITMIGLSALCALLYALFGQAIVELWVGVEHTPQVSGAFALAGLGLFWMAIARLPVVYAFSTVRLQPLVAVLGFETIAKVIIVIALFPFVGLYAPLIAMSVIHVLGVAYLYQNLRRKVFS, from the coding sequence ATGAACGTGCAAGAGACAGCTCGACAGTACATATCGTCGCTCGCTCGCAACCGCGATTATACGTGGAGCGTGTTCAGCAGCTACGTGCACATGGGGATGAACATTCTTGTTCAGCTCGTCCTGATCCCGATTTATCTACACTATCTGTCGAAGGAAGAGTTTGGTCTGCTGATGATTATTCTTGGCGGCACGAATTATCTGGGGATCGGGATCGGCTGGGTGGCGGCGGGATCCCAACGCATTATGGGGGAGCACGCCAGTCATGAACGCACCATTGAACTGCTCAGCACCTATGGCCTGACAAAGGGGCTTTACCTGCTTTATGCCATTGTAACATCAGCGGTGATTTTCGCTGTGCTGTGGTTTTATCTGGGCGGTGAAGTGGGCTTTGTCGATTTGTTTGGGCCAAACGCTTTGTATATTGTGGTTTTTGGCTTTGCCAACATTTTGGTGATGTATGACTTAAACGCGGACCGGGTTGCTTTGATTGCGGTCGGTAAGCAGGCCTGGGCCCACGTTTTAAGTGCTGTGTCGCTGTTCGTCTTTGCTTGCATCGTGATCCCGGCTATGATGTATGAAAGCAGCCTCAGTAGCGTGATGGGCGCCCTGTTCTTGGGCAATGTGGTTGCTCGGATCATGTCGTTTGTGGTGATGCGTCGAAATGCCATCGTGATGCGCCTCTCCACGCGCCAAGTCGTCACGGACCTTAAACGTCTTATGGGCCGCATGGGTGGAGGATACGCCCTTTACGGCATCTTGATTTTGACCTTGTTGCAAGGCGATACGTTGCTTTTGGCTGCCATGGGCGGGGCTTTGATCGTGTCGGATTATGTGCTGATTTGGAAAGGAGCTGATGTGATCTTGCAGCTCCTGTGGCGGCTCCCCGAAACGCTGACGCCTTATCTGATCCATATGGATGCAAAAGGTGAGCGTCATCGTATGCAGGGCATATACAAAAAGGCGAATATCACGATGATTGGCCTTAGCGCCCTTTGCGCCCTTTTATATGCTCTATTTGGTCAGGCTATCGTCGAGCTGTGGGTAGGTGTGGAACACACCCCGCAGGTGAGTGGTGCTTTTGCGCTGGCCGGGCTCGGACTGTTTTGGATGGCGATTGCCCGCTTGCCAGTGGTGTATGCCTTTTCAACCGTCCGTTTGCAGCCTTTGGTCGCTGTGCTGGGCTTTGAAACCATTGCCAAAGTAATAATCGTAATTGCACTTTTCCCATTCGTCGGGTTATATGCTCCTCTGATTGCGATGAGCGTCATTCACGTTTTGGGTGTTGCTTATTTGTACCAAAATCTTCGCCGTAAAGTGTTTTCGTAA
- a CDS encoding MaoC family dehydratase — protein MIDHMYDSVEQLQEGDAYTCVVNYTDALVEAFAQVSADQAPVHMDDQHAQSLGFESRIVHGLLINSAYSKMLGMHLPGPNTVIQQLNFDMLKPVYVDDTLEHRVEVAALIEAVKGVKLRLSAVNQVGTLVNRGSALCVFRSEFP, from the coding sequence ATGATCGATCATATGTATGACAGCGTCGAACAATTGCAAGAAGGTGATGCCTACACTTGTGTGGTGAACTATACCGATGCACTGGTGGAGGCTTTTGCCCAGGTGTCCGCCGACCAAGCACCGGTCCATATGGATGATCAGCACGCTCAATCCCTGGGCTTTGAAAGCCGGATCGTGCATGGCTTGCTGATCAACAGCGCTTATTCCAAAATGTTGGGCATGCATTTGCCGGGGCCGAACACGGTTATCCAACAGTTGAACTTTGATATGCTCAAGCCCGTATACGTGGATGATACCTTGGAACACCGGGTCGAAGTTGCGGCGCTAATCGAAGCTGTTAAGGGCGTGAAGTTGAGACTGTCCGCCGTCAATCAAGTCGGCACGTTGGTGAACCGAGGATCCGCCCTGTGCGTTTTTCGTTCTGAGTTTCCATGA
- a CDS encoding glycosyltransferase family 4 protein, whose product MPPINITHVITGLSVGGAEKVLMRLIHEMDPACYKNSVISLTDLGKLGQQMVESGVNVSAYNFSKDSSNILPFMKLCRGIRGQKPDIVQTWMYHADLIGGIAAKLVTSAPIIWNLRQSNLHDVHSKKSTIRTAHLCAKVSSLVPNTIICGSEAAHSVHSEMGYDVTKMVTLKNGFDHSKYKENSEIGVALRKKIGISESSFVVGNSSRYDPQKDHETFLKAASLLMKAHDDVAILLCGENISEDNDDLKSLIEEYGLTSKVHILGLMHDMVEFYSAIDALALSSAFGEGSPNVLGEAMLSGLPCVSTDVGDSAQIVNDYGYITKVGDYDAFGQALIKLSKMSPSERKAMGMSARKYIQDSNPLLTMVQRYEALYRRVYSQQYNTVCSAT is encoded by the coding sequence ATGCCTCCCATCAATATCACCCACGTTATCACAGGCTTATCGGTCGGAGGCGCCGAAAAAGTCTTGATGCGCTTGATTCATGAAATGGATCCGGCATGCTATAAAAACAGCGTCATTTCTTTGACCGATCTGGGCAAACTCGGCCAGCAAATGGTTGAGAGCGGGGTGAACGTCTCTGCGTATAATTTCTCCAAAGACAGTAGCAACATTTTGCCTTTCATGAAGTTGTGCCGCGGGATCAGAGGTCAAAAGCCCGACATTGTGCAAACGTGGATGTATCACGCTGACCTGATAGGTGGAATTGCGGCCAAACTGGTCACTTCCGCCCCAATCATCTGGAACTTGCGTCAAAGTAATCTTCATGACGTTCACAGTAAAAAATCGACCATTCGAACGGCCCATTTGTGTGCCAAGGTGTCTTCGCTGGTTCCCAATACAATCATTTGCGGTTCCGAAGCTGCCCATTCCGTACACTCCGAAATGGGCTACGACGTCACCAAGATGGTGACTTTGAAAAATGGTTTTGACCACAGCAAATACAAAGAAAATTCCGAAATCGGCGTAGCTTTGCGCAAAAAAATCGGCATATCGGAGAGCTCCTTTGTCGTCGGCAACTCGTCTAGGTATGACCCGCAAAAAGACCACGAAACCTTTTTGAAGGCAGCCAGCTTGCTGATGAAGGCCCATGACGACGTCGCCATTTTGCTGTGCGGTGAAAACATCTCCGAAGACAATGACGATCTTAAGAGCCTTATCGAAGAGTACGGTCTGACGTCAAAAGTTCACATTCTTGGTCTGATGCACGATATGGTCGAGTTCTACTCCGCTATTGATGCTCTCGCCTTAAGCTCGGCGTTCGGTGAGGGGTCGCCCAATGTCCTGGGCGAAGCCATGCTGTCCGGCCTGCCGTGCGTTTCGACCGATGTTGGCGACAGTGCACAAATCGTCAATGACTATGGTTACATCACCAAAGTGGGGGATTATGACGCGTTTGGGCAGGCCCTGATCAAATTGTCGAAAATGTCGCCGTCTGAACGCAAAGCTATGGGTATGAGCGCGCGCAAATACATACAGGATTCAAACCCGCTGTTGACGATGGTGCAACGTTACGAAGCCTTGTATCGTCGCGTTTACAGCCAGCAATACAATACCGTTTGTTCGGCCACTTAA
- a CDS encoding MBOAT family O-acyltransferase: MPFNSFDFIFVFLPLCIVGYYLVQKYFGKTPSLVFLLGACFVFYGWWDPGLIWVIFASIGLNFFCNVVLTTLDRKQETTRFIVLIFGVGLNLSLIAYYKYFFFLGSIVDDAFSTSFNFSELILPLGISFFTFQQIAFLVDTWGGHVKRQSLLHYALFVTFFPQLIAGPIVRHDELLPQFRKMTLFSNTNLSIGLTFFIIGLVKKVLIADNLALFATPVFVKAEGGTLVSFVDAWGAALAYTFQLYFDISGYADMAVGLGRIFGIRIPLNFNSPMKAKSIIDFWQRWHLTLTHFLTGYCYNPITLKVTRYRAIRRLPGLRGGVGTPGAFLSLLAMPTMITMTLAGIWHGAGYQFIVFGFLHGLFLVLNHAWRGLMHSWHVKLGAWAKSVLTLASVALTFSLIVALFVPFRSGSMDSAINIWQGMMGMNGIVLRESYASILGPIGPVLQSLVGLEFSNSAMLIFKGTDQVKWLAFALFICWALPNTQEFMARYLVMKDRSDGISTDSPVFHSYAHIRKIPDVISWKPNVFWAILATGASIAIVNKLTSTSEFLYFQF; the protein is encoded by the coding sequence ATGCCATTTAACTCATTCGATTTTATCTTCGTCTTTCTGCCGCTTTGCATTGTGGGGTATTACCTCGTGCAAAAGTATTTCGGCAAGACGCCGTCTTTGGTGTTTTTGCTGGGTGCATGTTTTGTGTTTTACGGCTGGTGGGACCCGGGCCTGATCTGGGTCATATTTGCATCAATCGGATTGAACTTTTTTTGCAATGTCGTGTTGACGACGCTGGATCGAAAGCAAGAAACCACACGTTTCATTGTTTTGATTTTTGGGGTAGGCCTGAACCTATCCCTGATTGCTTATTATAAGTATTTCTTCTTTCTGGGCTCCATTGTCGATGATGCGTTCTCGACGTCATTCAATTTCTCGGAGCTGATTTTGCCGCTGGGCATTTCGTTTTTCACGTTCCAGCAAATTGCCTTTTTGGTCGACACCTGGGGTGGACATGTGAAGCGCCAAAGTCTTTTGCATTACGCGTTGTTTGTCACCTTCTTCCCCCAGCTGATCGCGGGCCCCATTGTGCGCCACGATGAACTGTTACCGCAATTTCGAAAAATGACGCTCTTTTCCAACACCAATTTGAGCATCGGCTTGACCTTCTTTATCATCGGTTTAGTCAAAAAGGTTTTGATCGCCGACAACCTCGCGCTGTTTGCAACCCCGGTATTTGTCAAAGCCGAGGGCGGAACCTTGGTGTCGTTTGTGGACGCCTGGGGGGCGGCGCTGGCGTATACATTTCAGCTTTACTTCGATATCTCCGGATATGCCGACATGGCGGTTGGCTTGGGGCGTATCTTTGGTATACGCATTCCGCTGAATTTCAATTCACCCATGAAAGCCAAGAGTATCATTGATTTTTGGCAGCGTTGGCACCTGACGTTGACGCACTTTTTAACAGGCTATTGCTACAACCCGATCACATTGAAGGTTACACGCTATCGCGCCATCAGGCGCCTGCCGGGGCTACGGGGTGGTGTGGGCACCCCCGGCGCATTTTTGTCGCTACTGGCCATGCCGACCATGATCACTATGACATTGGCCGGCATTTGGCACGGTGCAGGCTATCAATTCATTGTCTTTGGTTTTTTGCACGGCCTGTTTTTGGTTCTGAACCACGCCTGGCGGGGCTTGATGCACAGTTGGCATGTGAAACTTGGGGCTTGGGCGAAATCGGTCCTGACGCTTGCGTCCGTCGCGCTCACATTTTCACTGATTGTCGCTTTATTTGTCCCGTTTCGTTCCGGCTCAATGGACAGTGCCATCAACATCTGGCAAGGCATGATGGGGATGAACGGCATCGTTTTGCGCGAGAGCTATGCTTCGATCCTGGGCCCCATTGGCCCGGTCTTACAAAGCCTTGTCGGGTTGGAATTTTCAAACAGCGCCATGTTGATCTTCAAAGGCACAGACCAAGTCAAATGGCTGGCGTTCGCGTTGTTCATCTGTTGGGCGCTTCCCAACACGCAGGAGTTTATGGCGCGGTATTTGGTGATGAAAGACCGTTCGGATGGTATATCGACCGACAGTCCTGTCTTTCACAGCTACGCCCACATTCGCAAAATTCCGGATGTGATCAGCTGGAAGCCGAACGTATTTTGGGCCATTTTGGCGACTGGGGCATCAATCGCCATCGTCAACAAACTGACCTCGACATCCGAATTTTTGTACTTTCAATTTTAA
- a CDS encoding SDR family NAD(P)-dependent oxidoreductase, which yields MQVQEGDRIFVSGATGSIGEAAARLLYERGLKPLIGYHRNEVKARQLAQELDGEAVQLGTGELHLPNPVENESSPITGIVLAASPVLRIEPLRKLDMVDLQAQWDVNVGEHFQLCQALINAHMKQNRRGVVVGVLSDAMGGGNAKAAPQMGAYTIAKYGLLGLMKAFEAEYAWLRFEPVSLGYTETSMLDAFDPRFLDMMRKKEPNQRFSSPQEAAAKIVDAVFAT from the coding sequence ATGCAGGTTCAAGAAGGTGATCGAATTTTTGTGTCTGGAGCCACCGGCAGCATCGGTGAAGCCGCCGCGCGCCTGTTGTATGAGCGGGGCCTGAAACCGCTGATCGGTTACCACCGTAATGAAGTCAAAGCGCGTCAGTTGGCCCAAGAGTTGGATGGCGAGGCGGTTCAGCTCGGAACCGGGGAACTGCATCTACCCAACCCGGTGGAAAACGAAAGCAGCCCCATAACGGGCATCGTCCTAGCCGCGTCGCCCGTGTTGCGGATCGAACCCCTGCGAAAGCTCGACATGGTCGATCTTCAAGCCCAGTGGGATGTGAACGTTGGGGAACATTTCCAGCTGTGTCAGGCTCTGATCAACGCTCACATGAAGCAAAACCGCCGGGGTGTCGTCGTCGGTGTGTTGTCTGATGCCATGGGCGGCGGCAATGCGAAAGCTGCACCGCAGATGGGGGCCTACACGATTGCTAAGTATGGCCTGTTGGGCCTGATGAAGGCATTTGAAGCCGAATATGCGTGGTTGAGGTTTGAGCCGGTTTCTCTGGGTTACACTGAAACTTCCATGCTCGATGCATTCGATCCCCGGTTTTTGGATATGATGCGCAAGAAAGAACCCAACCAGAGATTTAGCAGTCCACAAGAAGCCGCAGCTAAAATCGTCGACGCGGTTTTTGCAACGTGA
- a CDS encoding acyl carrier protein, which translates to MIHEEIYAVLNEIFCDVLDDSSIELKAETSASEIPEWDSFSHINLIVAIELHFGLKFSSYEVERLENVGGMVELIATKLKG; encoded by the coding sequence ATGATACACGAAGAAATTTATGCTGTGCTCAATGAGATTTTTTGCGATGTATTGGACGACAGCTCGATCGAGCTCAAAGCCGAGACGAGCGCCAGCGAAATCCCGGAATGGGATTCCTTCAGCCACATCAACTTAATTGTTGCGATCGAACTGCATTTCGGCCTGAAATTCAGCAGTTACGAAGTCGAACGTCTGGAAAATGTCGGTGGCATGGTCGAGCTCATCGCGACGAAACTCAAGGGCTGA